Proteins found in one SAR202 cluster bacterium genomic segment:
- a CDS encoding glutaredoxin family protein, with protein sequence MRILYTLTTCPTCMQLKLDLKKKDVEYEERQVDKNQAWLDEALAYADTVPIMIEDETVTVGFNGSMG encoded by the coding sequence ATGCGTATCTTATATACTTTAACTACATGCCCTACTTGCATGCAGCTTAAACTAGACTTGAAAAAGAAGGATGTAGAGTACGAAGAAAGGCAAGTTGATAAAAATCAAGCATGGCTTGATGAAGCGCTAGCTTACGCTGATACAGTTCCTATCATGATTGAAGATGAAACTGTAACTGTAGGATTTAATGGAAGTATGGGCTGA
- a CDS encoding glycine hydroxymethyltransferase: protein MVSNINPILKEEISKLNDLSTLSSIAYLSSLQLVHSIDPSVSKSIIQELIDQRSNLKMIASENFSSIAVQMAQANLFTDKYAEGFPFHRFYAGCDNVDTIESRAADLAKELFNAEHAYVQPHSGADANLIAYWAILSKTVQEPFLDKLEKKDITALTQSEWSELRKLFGNQKLLAMNYYSGGHLSHGYRHNVSSRMFQVENYDVDKDSKLLDYDVIRKQAKEFRPLILLAGYSAYSRLIDFKIMKEIANEVGAVLMVDMAHFSGLVAGKTLIDQYNPVKYADIVTSTTHKTLRGPRGGMILCKKEYTDYVNKGCPLVIGGPLPHVMAAKAVAFAEANTSGFQQYSQSIVDNAKTFAQACIDNGLEVLTGGTDNHLLLIDVSKLNLTGRQAEKAIRDVGITINRNSLPFDQNGAWYTSGLRVGTPAITTLGMGLNEMKEIASVFAKVLSNTKPDTIKRGKNAGSFSKANYTLSENITNQAKSVVSNLLNNFPVYPELDIEFMQRVFI from the coding sequence ATGGTTTCTAATATTAATCCAATACTAAAAGAAGAAATTTCTAAGCTAAATGATTTATCAACACTTAGTTCTATAGCGTATCTTTCTTCTCTGCAATTGGTACATTCAATAGATCCATCAGTATCAAAATCCATTATTCAGGAATTAATAGATCAAAGATCAAATCTTAAAATGATCGCTAGTGAAAATTTTTCATCAATTGCGGTACAAATGGCTCAAGCAAATCTTTTTACCGATAAATATGCTGAAGGCTTTCCCTTTCACAGGTTTTATGCAGGTTGTGATAATGTTGATACAATAGAATCTAGGGCTGCTGATCTAGCAAAGGAATTATTTAATGCAGAACACGCTTATGTTCAACCGCATTCAGGGGCAGATGCTAACTTAATTGCATATTGGGCTATACTAAGTAAAACAGTCCAAGAACCTTTTCTTGATAAATTAGAAAAAAAAGATATCACTGCGTTGACTCAGTCTGAGTGGTCAGAATTACGAAAATTATTTGGTAACCAAAAGCTCCTAGCAATGAATTACTATTCAGGAGGACATTTAAGTCATGGCTATCGTCATAACGTTTCTTCTAGGATGTTTCAAGTTGAAAATTATGATGTCGATAAAGATTCTAAATTATTGGATTATGATGTTATACGCAAGCAGGCTAAAGAATTTAGACCTTTAATCTTACTAGCTGGTTACAGCGCATATTCTCGTCTTATAGATTTCAAAATCATGAAAGAAATCGCTAATGAAGTTGGTGCTGTATTAATGGTTGATATGGCGCATTTTTCAGGTTTAGTAGCAGGTAAAACATTAATTGATCAATACAATCCTGTTAAGTACGCCGACATCGTTACTTCTACAACCCACAAAACTCTTAGAGGCCCTCGTGGCGGAATGATTTTATGTAAAAAAGAATATACAGACTATGTAAATAAAGGCTGCCCATTAGTTATTGGCGGGCCTTTACCACATGTGATGGCAGCTAAAGCTGTTGCATTTGCTGAAGCAAATACTAGTGGGTTTCAACAATATTCACAATCAATAGTGGATAATGCAAAAACCTTTGCACAAGCTTGTATTGATAATGGTTTAGAAGTGTTGACTGGCGGAACTGACAATCATCTTTTATTGATAGATGTTTCAAAATTGAATCTTACTGGGAGACAAGCTGAAAAAGCCATAAGAGATGTTGGAATAACGATTAACCGTAATTCATTACCTTTCGATCAGAATGGTGCATGGTATACAAGTGGATTAAGAGTAGGCACTCCAGCTATTACAACGCTAGGTATGGGACTTAATGAAATGAAAGAGATAGCGAGTGTTTTTGCAAAAGTTTTATCAAATACCAAACCTGATACTATTAAACGTGGGAAAAACGCTGGTTCATTTAGCA